A genomic window from Ascaphus truei isolate aAscTru1 chromosome 1, aAscTru1.hap1, whole genome shotgun sequence includes:
- the CDKL2 gene encoding cyclin-dependent kinase-like 2 isoform X4 has product MEKYENLGLVGEGSYGMVMKCRNKENGRIVAIKKFLESEDDKMVKKIAMREIKLLKQLRHENLVNLLEVCKKKKRWYLVFEFVDRTVLDDLEQFPNGLDFNRVRKYLFQIIKGIGFCHSHNIIHRDIKPENILVSHSGVVKLCDFGFARTLAAPGEVYTDYVATRWYRAPELLVGDIKYGKAVDMWAIGCLVTEMLTGDPLFPGDSDIDQLYHIVKCQGNLTPRHQELFYKNPLFAGVNLPEIREVEPLEKRYLKLSPSVLDLAKNCLQIDPDKRPSCMTLLQHDLFKKDGFSERFSQEISVKIQKFSKDNPSHPKKIKIYKKEKEDYPGEKKKLVLQDFNIDSKLKETKSFKVKVMKIDSEKVEKSDGSSNTSSLYNDGTNLNRTIPHVTLQESSKNLDHHKSPGGIIPPINHNLADISCHGTCNGGAVSSTGHISFRGEEKGKKYVSAFKKNGKLSPGGYYNQNLTSLVTNDKNPLQISKKRWEFSRADMRLPELNYGHLPELKGADGGTHYNVRSSKLVKKENRMMPDSRIPTLAVIDLHNPNMSLPQVSGIVFQDLSEANFPPVEH; this is encoded by the exons CAACTACGTCATGAAAACCTGGTAAACCTTTTAGAAGTATGCAAGAAAAAAAAGCGCTGGTACCTGGTGTTTGAGTTTGTCGATCGCACAGTGTTGGATGATCTTGAGCAATTTCCAAATGGACTGGATTTCAACCGAGTCCGAAAGTATTTATTTCAGATCATAAAAGGAATAGGATTTTGCCACAGTCACAAT ATTATACACCGGGACATAAAGCCAGAAAACATATTGGTGTCTCATTCTGGGGTAGTAAAATTATGTGATTTTGGGTTTGCACGTACGTTGGCTGCTCCAGGAGAAGTTTACACTGACTACGTGGCCACAAGGTGGTACAGAGCGCCAGAACTGTTGGTTGGGGACATCAAGTACGGCAA AGCTGTTGATATGTGGGCAATTGGCTGTCTGGTGACAGAAATGCTTACGGGGGACCCTCTTTTCCCTGGCGATTCTGATATTGATCAATTGTACCACATCGTTAAATGCCAAG gTAATTTAACACCTCGGCATCAGGAGCTGTTCTACAAGAATCCACTGTTTGCTGGTGTGAACTTGCCAGAAATTAGGGAAGTTGAACCTCTTGAAAAGCGATATCTCAAACTCTCTCCTTCAGTTTTAGATTTAGCCAAG AACTGCTTACAAATTGATCCAGACAAGAGACCGTCCTGCATGACCTTGTTGCAGCATGATCTTTTTAAGAAGGATGGTTTCTCTGAAAG GTTTTCACAGGAAATTAGTGTTAAAATCCAGAAGTTCTCTAAAGACAATCCATCACATCCTAAAAAAATCAAAATCTACAAGAAGGAAAAAGAAGACTATCCAGGAGAAAAGAAAAAACTTGTATTACAG GACTTCAATATAGACTCCAAATTAAAAGAGACCAAATCTTTCAAAGTGAAAGTGATGAAAATTGATTCTGAGAAAGTCGAAAAGAGTGATGGATCTTCCAACACTAGCAGTTTGTACAACGATGGCACAAATCTGAATAGGACAATCCCTCATGTAACCCTACAAGAGTCCAGCAAAAATTTGGATCATCACAAAAGCCCCGGTGGGATCATTCCTCCAATTAACCACAACCTTGCTGACATCTCCTGTCATGGGACCTGCAATGGTGGTGCTGTATCCAGCACAGGACATATTAGTTTCAG GGGAGAAGAAAAAGGTAAAAAGTATGtaagtgcatttaaaaaaaatggaaaacttTCTCCAGGAGGATATTATAATCAAAACCTTACAAGTTTG GTTACAAATGACAAGAACCCCCTTCAAATAAGCAAGAAGAGATGGGAGTTCTCCAGGGCTGATATGAGACTGCCAGAACTTAACTACGGCCATCTGCCAGAACTGAAAGGAGCCGATGGTGGGACACATTATAATG TTCGCAGTTCAAAACTTGTGAAGAAAGAGAACAGGATGATGCCGGACTCCCGCATTCCAACACTTGCTGTGATTGATCTTCACAATCCGAACATGTCCTTGCCACAG GTTTCAGGAATTGTTTTTCAAGACTTGTCAGAAGCAAATTTTCCTCCAGTGGAGCATTAG
- the CDKL2 gene encoding cyclin-dependent kinase-like 2 isoform X2 yields the protein MEKYENLGLVGEGSYGMVMKCRNKENGRIVAIKKFLESEDDKMVKKIAMREIKLLKQLRHENLVNLLEVCKKKKRWYLVFEFVDRTVLDDLEQFPNGLDFNRVRKYLFQIIKGIGFCHSHNIIHRDIKPENILVSHSGVVKLCDFGFARTLAAPGEVYTDYVATRWYRAPELLVGDIKYGKAVDMWAIGCLVTEMLTGDPLFPGDSDIDQLYHIVKCQGNLTPRHQELFYKNPLFAGVNLPEIREVEPLEKRYLKLSPSVLDLAKNCLQIDPDKRPSCMTLLQHDLFKKDGFSERFSQEISVKIQKFSKDNPSHPKKIKIYKKEKEDYPGEKKKLVLQDFNIDSKLKETKSFKVKVMKIDSEKVEKSDGSSNTSSLYNDGTNLNRTIPHVTLQESSKNLDHHKSPGGIIPPINHNLADISCHGTCNGGAVSSTGHISFRGEEKGKKYVSAFKKNGKLSPGGYYNQNLTSLVTNDKNPLQISKKRWEFSRADMRLPELNYGHLPELKGADGGTHYNGTGCFSTPLPPTPFCTGDPTEGSVITFRSSKLVKKENRMMPDSRIPTLAVIDLHNPNMSLPQVSGIVFQDLSEANFPPVEH from the exons CAACTACGTCATGAAAACCTGGTAAACCTTTTAGAAGTATGCAAGAAAAAAAAGCGCTGGTACCTGGTGTTTGAGTTTGTCGATCGCACAGTGTTGGATGATCTTGAGCAATTTCCAAATGGACTGGATTTCAACCGAGTCCGAAAGTATTTATTTCAGATCATAAAAGGAATAGGATTTTGCCACAGTCACAAT ATTATACACCGGGACATAAAGCCAGAAAACATATTGGTGTCTCATTCTGGGGTAGTAAAATTATGTGATTTTGGGTTTGCACGTACGTTGGCTGCTCCAGGAGAAGTTTACACTGACTACGTGGCCACAAGGTGGTACAGAGCGCCAGAACTGTTGGTTGGGGACATCAAGTACGGCAA AGCTGTTGATATGTGGGCAATTGGCTGTCTGGTGACAGAAATGCTTACGGGGGACCCTCTTTTCCCTGGCGATTCTGATATTGATCAATTGTACCACATCGTTAAATGCCAAG gTAATTTAACACCTCGGCATCAGGAGCTGTTCTACAAGAATCCACTGTTTGCTGGTGTGAACTTGCCAGAAATTAGGGAAGTTGAACCTCTTGAAAAGCGATATCTCAAACTCTCTCCTTCAGTTTTAGATTTAGCCAAG AACTGCTTACAAATTGATCCAGACAAGAGACCGTCCTGCATGACCTTGTTGCAGCATGATCTTTTTAAGAAGGATGGTTTCTCTGAAAG GTTTTCACAGGAAATTAGTGTTAAAATCCAGAAGTTCTCTAAAGACAATCCATCACATCCTAAAAAAATCAAAATCTACAAGAAGGAAAAAGAAGACTATCCAGGAGAAAAGAAAAAACTTGTATTACAG GACTTCAATATAGACTCCAAATTAAAAGAGACCAAATCTTTCAAAGTGAAAGTGATGAAAATTGATTCTGAGAAAGTCGAAAAGAGTGATGGATCTTCCAACACTAGCAGTTTGTACAACGATGGCACAAATCTGAATAGGACAATCCCTCATGTAACCCTACAAGAGTCCAGCAAAAATTTGGATCATCACAAAAGCCCCGGTGGGATCATTCCTCCAATTAACCACAACCTTGCTGACATCTCCTGTCATGGGACCTGCAATGGTGGTGCTGTATCCAGCACAGGACATATTAGTTTCAG GGGAGAAGAAAAAGGTAAAAAGTATGtaagtgcatttaaaaaaaatggaaaacttTCTCCAGGAGGATATTATAATCAAAACCTTACAAGTTTG GTTACAAATGACAAGAACCCCCTTCAAATAAGCAAGAAGAGATGGGAGTTCTCCAGGGCTGATATGAGACTGCCAGAACTTAACTACGGCCATCTGCCAGAACTGAAAGGAGCCGATGGTGGGACACATTATAATGGTACAGGTTGtttttccacccccctcccacctactccTTTCTGCACAGGAGATCCAACAGAAGGCTCAGTGATCACCT TTCGCAGTTCAAAACTTGTGAAGAAAGAGAACAGGATGATGCCGGACTCCCGCATTCCAACACTTGCTGTGATTGATCTTCACAATCCGAACATGTCCTTGCCACAG GTTTCAGGAATTGTTTTTCAAGACTTGTCAGAAGCAAATTTTCCTCCAGTGGAGCATTAG
- the CDKL2 gene encoding cyclin-dependent kinase-like 2 isoform X1, protein MEKYENLGLVGEGSYGMVMKCRNKENGRIVAIKKFLESEDDKMVKKIAMREIKLLKQLRHENLVNLLEVCKKKKRWYLVFEFVDRTVLDDLEQFPNGLDFNRVRKYLFQIIKGIGFCHSHNIIHRDIKPENILVSHSGVVKLCDFGFARTLAAPGEVYTDYVATRWYRAPELLVGDIKYGKAVDMWAIGCLVTEMLTGDPLFPGDSDIDQLYHIVKCQVYVAGNLTPRHQELFYKNPLFAGVNLPEIREVEPLEKRYLKLSPSVLDLAKNCLQIDPDKRPSCMTLLQHDLFKKDGFSERFSQEISVKIQKFSKDNPSHPKKIKIYKKEKEDYPGEKKKLVLQDFNIDSKLKETKSFKVKVMKIDSEKVEKSDGSSNTSSLYNDGTNLNRTIPHVTLQESSKNLDHHKSPGGIIPPINHNLADISCHGTCNGGAVSSTGHISFRGEEKGKKYVSAFKKNGKLSPGGYYNQNLTSLVTNDKNPLQISKKRWEFSRADMRLPELNYGHLPELKGADGGTHYNGTGCFSTPLPPTPFCTGDPTEGSVITFRSSKLVKKENRMMPDSRIPTLAVIDLHNPNMSLPQVSGIVFQDLSEANFPPVEH, encoded by the exons CAACTACGTCATGAAAACCTGGTAAACCTTTTAGAAGTATGCAAGAAAAAAAAGCGCTGGTACCTGGTGTTTGAGTTTGTCGATCGCACAGTGTTGGATGATCTTGAGCAATTTCCAAATGGACTGGATTTCAACCGAGTCCGAAAGTATTTATTTCAGATCATAAAAGGAATAGGATTTTGCCACAGTCACAAT ATTATACACCGGGACATAAAGCCAGAAAACATATTGGTGTCTCATTCTGGGGTAGTAAAATTATGTGATTTTGGGTTTGCACGTACGTTGGCTGCTCCAGGAGAAGTTTACACTGACTACGTGGCCACAAGGTGGTACAGAGCGCCAGAACTGTTGGTTGGGGACATCAAGTACGGCAA AGCTGTTGATATGTGGGCAATTGGCTGTCTGGTGACAGAAATGCTTACGGGGGACCCTCTTTTCCCTGGCGATTCTGATATTGATCAATTGTACCACATCGTTAAATGCCAAG tatatgttgcaggTAATTTAACACCTCGGCATCAGGAGCTGTTCTACAAGAATCCACTGTTTGCTGGTGTGAACTTGCCAGAAATTAGGGAAGTTGAACCTCTTGAAAAGCGATATCTCAAACTCTCTCCTTCAGTTTTAGATTTAGCCAAG AACTGCTTACAAATTGATCCAGACAAGAGACCGTCCTGCATGACCTTGTTGCAGCATGATCTTTTTAAGAAGGATGGTTTCTCTGAAAG GTTTTCACAGGAAATTAGTGTTAAAATCCAGAAGTTCTCTAAAGACAATCCATCACATCCTAAAAAAATCAAAATCTACAAGAAGGAAAAAGAAGACTATCCAGGAGAAAAGAAAAAACTTGTATTACAG GACTTCAATATAGACTCCAAATTAAAAGAGACCAAATCTTTCAAAGTGAAAGTGATGAAAATTGATTCTGAGAAAGTCGAAAAGAGTGATGGATCTTCCAACACTAGCAGTTTGTACAACGATGGCACAAATCTGAATAGGACAATCCCTCATGTAACCCTACAAGAGTCCAGCAAAAATTTGGATCATCACAAAAGCCCCGGTGGGATCATTCCTCCAATTAACCACAACCTTGCTGACATCTCCTGTCATGGGACCTGCAATGGTGGTGCTGTATCCAGCACAGGACATATTAGTTTCAG GGGAGAAGAAAAAGGTAAAAAGTATGtaagtgcatttaaaaaaaatggaaaacttTCTCCAGGAGGATATTATAATCAAAACCTTACAAGTTTG GTTACAAATGACAAGAACCCCCTTCAAATAAGCAAGAAGAGATGGGAGTTCTCCAGGGCTGATATGAGACTGCCAGAACTTAACTACGGCCATCTGCCAGAACTGAAAGGAGCCGATGGTGGGACACATTATAATGGTACAGGTTGtttttccacccccctcccacctactccTTTCTGCACAGGAGATCCAACAGAAGGCTCAGTGATCACCT TTCGCAGTTCAAAACTTGTGAAGAAAGAGAACAGGATGATGCCGGACTCCCGCATTCCAACACTTGCTGTGATTGATCTTCACAATCCGAACATGTCCTTGCCACAG GTTTCAGGAATTGTTTTTCAAGACTTGTCAGAAGCAAATTTTCCTCCAGTGGAGCATTAG
- the CDKL2 gene encoding cyclin-dependent kinase-like 2 isoform X3, with product MEKYENLGLVGEGSYGMVMKCRNKENGRIVAIKKFLESEDDKMVKKIAMREIKLLKQLRHENLVNLLEVCKKKKRWYLVFEFVDRTVLDDLEQFPNGLDFNRVRKYLFQIIKGIGFCHSHNIIHRDIKPENILVSHSGVVKLCDFGFARTLAAPGEVYTDYVATRWYRAPELLVGDIKYGKAVDMWAIGCLVTEMLTGDPLFPGDSDIDQLYHIVKCQVYVAGNLTPRHQELFYKNPLFAGVNLPEIREVEPLEKRYLKLSPSVLDLAKNCLQIDPDKRPSCMTLLQHDLFKKDGFSERFSQEISVKIQKFSKDNPSHPKKIKIYKKEKEDYPGEKKKLVLQDFNIDSKLKETKSFKVKVMKIDSEKVEKSDGSSNTSSLYNDGTNLNRTIPHVTLQESSKNLDHHKSPGGIIPPINHNLADISCHGTCNGGAVSSTGHISFRGEEKGKKYVSAFKKNGKLSPGGYYNQNLTSLVTNDKNPLQISKKRWEFSRADMRLPELNYGHLPELKGADGGTHYNVRSSKLVKKENRMMPDSRIPTLAVIDLHNPNMSLPQVSGIVFQDLSEANFPPVEH from the exons CAACTACGTCATGAAAACCTGGTAAACCTTTTAGAAGTATGCAAGAAAAAAAAGCGCTGGTACCTGGTGTTTGAGTTTGTCGATCGCACAGTGTTGGATGATCTTGAGCAATTTCCAAATGGACTGGATTTCAACCGAGTCCGAAAGTATTTATTTCAGATCATAAAAGGAATAGGATTTTGCCACAGTCACAAT ATTATACACCGGGACATAAAGCCAGAAAACATATTGGTGTCTCATTCTGGGGTAGTAAAATTATGTGATTTTGGGTTTGCACGTACGTTGGCTGCTCCAGGAGAAGTTTACACTGACTACGTGGCCACAAGGTGGTACAGAGCGCCAGAACTGTTGGTTGGGGACATCAAGTACGGCAA AGCTGTTGATATGTGGGCAATTGGCTGTCTGGTGACAGAAATGCTTACGGGGGACCCTCTTTTCCCTGGCGATTCTGATATTGATCAATTGTACCACATCGTTAAATGCCAAG tatatgttgcaggTAATTTAACACCTCGGCATCAGGAGCTGTTCTACAAGAATCCACTGTTTGCTGGTGTGAACTTGCCAGAAATTAGGGAAGTTGAACCTCTTGAAAAGCGATATCTCAAACTCTCTCCTTCAGTTTTAGATTTAGCCAAG AACTGCTTACAAATTGATCCAGACAAGAGACCGTCCTGCATGACCTTGTTGCAGCATGATCTTTTTAAGAAGGATGGTTTCTCTGAAAG GTTTTCACAGGAAATTAGTGTTAAAATCCAGAAGTTCTCTAAAGACAATCCATCACATCCTAAAAAAATCAAAATCTACAAGAAGGAAAAAGAAGACTATCCAGGAGAAAAGAAAAAACTTGTATTACAG GACTTCAATATAGACTCCAAATTAAAAGAGACCAAATCTTTCAAAGTGAAAGTGATGAAAATTGATTCTGAGAAAGTCGAAAAGAGTGATGGATCTTCCAACACTAGCAGTTTGTACAACGATGGCACAAATCTGAATAGGACAATCCCTCATGTAACCCTACAAGAGTCCAGCAAAAATTTGGATCATCACAAAAGCCCCGGTGGGATCATTCCTCCAATTAACCACAACCTTGCTGACATCTCCTGTCATGGGACCTGCAATGGTGGTGCTGTATCCAGCACAGGACATATTAGTTTCAG GGGAGAAGAAAAAGGTAAAAAGTATGtaagtgcatttaaaaaaaatggaaaacttTCTCCAGGAGGATATTATAATCAAAACCTTACAAGTTTG GTTACAAATGACAAGAACCCCCTTCAAATAAGCAAGAAGAGATGGGAGTTCTCCAGGGCTGATATGAGACTGCCAGAACTTAACTACGGCCATCTGCCAGAACTGAAAGGAGCCGATGGTGGGACACATTATAATG TTCGCAGTTCAAAACTTGTGAAGAAAGAGAACAGGATGATGCCGGACTCCCGCATTCCAACACTTGCTGTGATTGATCTTCACAATCCGAACATGTCCTTGCCACAG GTTTCAGGAATTGTTTTTCAAGACTTGTCAGAAGCAAATTTTCCTCCAGTGGAGCATTAG